Proteins found in one Alicyclobacillus cycloheptanicus genomic segment:
- a CDS encoding HU family DNA-binding protein: MNKMDLVNKVAEKTGLKKSQAEQAVNSVFSAIEEALSAGEKVQVIGFGTFETRKRSARSGRNPQTGETISIPESVVPAFKPGNKLKEVIR, translated from the coding sequence GTGAACAAGATGGATTTGGTCAATAAGGTTGCGGAAAAGACTGGCCTGAAGAAGAGCCAGGCGGAACAAGCCGTCAACAGTGTGTTCAGCGCCATCGAAGAAGCGCTGTCTGCGGGTGAAAAGGTGCAGGTCATTGGTTTCGGAACTTTCGAAACCCGCAAGCGTTCCGCACGCTCCGGCCGCAATCCGCAAACGGGTGAGACCATCTCAATTCCGGAATCCGTGGTTCCGGCGTTTAAACCAGGCAACAAGCTGAAGGAAGTCATTCGTTAA
- a CDS encoding S1 domain-containing RNA-binding protein, which yields MSIEVGSKLAGKVTGITHFGAFVLLPGGVTGLVHISEISNEYVKDIHDHLKVNDEVTVKVINVDKDGKIGLSIRQAVDNPPPRPARGGGGRHGGHGGPGRQTFEDKLVRFMKDSDERLQALRRSESKRGGRGGRRH from the coding sequence ATGTCCATTGAAGTCGGCAGCAAGCTGGCGGGGAAAGTCACCGGTATCACCCACTTTGGCGCATTTGTCCTGCTGCCAGGAGGGGTCACGGGGCTTGTGCATATCTCCGAAATCTCAAACGAGTATGTGAAGGATATTCATGACCACTTAAAGGTCAACGATGAGGTGACCGTCAAGGTCATCAATGTCGACAAGGATGGGAAGATTGGCCTGTCCATTCGGCAGGCAGTAGATAATCCTCCCCCAAGACCGGCTCGAGGCGGCGGCGGTCGTCATGGCGGGCATGGAGGCCCGGGCCGACAAACCTTCGAAGACAAGCTGGTTCGATTCATGAAGGACAGCGACGAGCGTCTGCAGGCCCTGCGGCGGAGCGAATCCAAGCGCGGCGGGCGCGGCGGACGGCGGCATTAA
- a CDS encoding septum formation initiator family protein, translating into MSTRTAATSAANSPHSTSTRSVNRWFRIRYLAVVVIVAWAAYRLWHVEMPQLRALQHQQQTLQTKLTALQQQQTQLKTQVKEYQSKAFIAQYASQNLHLVLPGQVPFTIPAKH; encoded by the coding sequence TTGTCAACTCGGACCGCTGCAACGTCAGCTGCCAATTCGCCGCACAGCACCTCCACGAGGTCCGTGAACCGGTGGTTTCGCATCCGTTACCTCGCCGTCGTGGTCATCGTAGCGTGGGCGGCGTACCGGCTTTGGCACGTCGAAATGCCGCAGCTGCGGGCCCTTCAGCACCAGCAGCAAACCCTGCAGACGAAACTGACCGCATTGCAGCAGCAGCAAACGCAATTGAAAACGCAGGTGAAAGAGTATCAGAGCAAGGCGTTCATCGCCCAATATGCAAGCCAAAACCTGCATTTGGTTCTGCCGGGACAAGTTCCGTTCACCATTCCCGCCAAACATTGA
- the cmpA gene encoding cortex morphogenetic protein CmpA, which produces MPQWLCVQLRRAFLNHDARSIQMLNQAFFRYRIAK; this is translated from the coding sequence ATGCCACAGTGGCTGTGTGTCCAATTGCGGCGTGCATTCCTGAATCATGACGCGCGTTCTATCCAGATGCTGAACCAGGCATTCTTCCGATACCGGATCGCAAAATAA
- the yabQ gene encoding spore cortex biosynthesis protein YabQ — protein MTQIQSVLALVAASWILGAVFDIYNTVTGSSRWLRWLRPALDIAFWVAAAGLVCFVMFTTDDGRLRIYTFLLLAAGYLLYRVWFHVRVVRSAFRVVRAIRAVFLGVSRLVYRVVVWPVLAVLGLAARLLHAVYRVLCWVEDGLFVLLSFWLKVIGFLFRGWAAPSRSMRKKIDDRMEGFWTLASNWIRRVSNRT, from the coding sequence ATGACGCAAATTCAGTCCGTGCTGGCGTTGGTCGCGGCCTCGTGGATTCTGGGCGCGGTATTCGACATCTACAATACGGTGACCGGTTCTTCCAGGTGGCTCAGGTGGCTTCGCCCTGCGCTGGATATTGCGTTCTGGGTGGCTGCGGCTGGCTTGGTGTGTTTTGTGATGTTCACCACGGACGACGGTCGCTTGCGGATTTACACGTTCCTGCTGCTCGCGGCGGGGTACCTGTTGTACCGCGTCTGGTTCCACGTTCGCGTGGTGCGGAGCGCGTTTCGGGTTGTGCGCGCGATTCGGGCGGTGTTCCTCGGCGTGAGCCGGCTGGTGTACCGCGTTGTGGTCTGGCCGGTCCTGGCCGTTTTGGGTCTTGCTGCACGTTTGCTGCACGCGGTCTACCGCGTTCTCTGCTGGGTGGAAGACGGGCTGTTTGTCCTGCTCTCGTTCTGGCTGAAGGTCATCGGATTTCTGTTTCGAGGGTGGGCTGCGCCGTCGAGATCGATGCGCAAAAAAATTGATGACCGCATGGAGGGGTTTTGGACGCTGGCGTCGAACTGGATAAGACGAGTGTCCAATCGGACCTGA
- a CDS encoding VWA domain-containing protein, which produces MPDKIASIRQILVITDGFSNVGEDPVAAAGRARKRNIAVNVIGVVDSGEMGIRGQEEAMSIADAGGGMCRIVRPVELSATAQMLTHQTMQLTLQQVVNEQLQEVMGKQTEDLPPAERTKVMQVVDRLEEEIRLELVVCIDTSASMKEKMGMVREAVRDLALSLQARQGDSAVAVIAFPGEGEAPTRVIQTFQPAVDMVRLEQVFAARGGTPTGPAIEAAIELFAQTSYNMPFDDGPADWAREASR; this is translated from the coding sequence ATGCCAGACAAAATTGCTTCGATTCGTCAGATTCTCGTGATTACGGACGGGTTCTCCAATGTCGGTGAAGACCCTGTTGCGGCCGCTGGGCGTGCGCGCAAGCGCAACATTGCGGTCAACGTGATTGGCGTTGTCGACAGTGGGGAAATGGGCATCAGAGGACAGGAAGAGGCGATGTCCATCGCCGACGCGGGCGGGGGCATGTGCCGGATTGTGCGGCCTGTCGAGTTGTCCGCTACTGCGCAAATGCTGACCCATCAGACGATGCAGTTGACGCTGCAGCAAGTCGTGAATGAGCAGCTGCAGGAAGTGATGGGCAAGCAGACGGAAGACCTGCCGCCGGCCGAGCGCACGAAAGTGATGCAGGTGGTCGACCGGCTGGAGGAAGAAATTCGGCTGGAGCTCGTGGTGTGCATTGACACAAGCGCGAGCATGAAGGAGAAAATGGGCATGGTGCGGGAAGCCGTGCGCGACCTGGCGCTGTCCCTGCAGGCGAGGCAGGGGGACAGTGCAGTCGCCGTGATCGCGTTCCCTGGCGAAGGCGAGGCGCCGACGCGCGTCATCCAGACGTTCCAGCCGGCTGTGGATATGGTGCGGCTGGAGCAGGTGTTCGCGGCCCGGGGCGGCACGCCGACGGGGCCTGCCATTGAGGCGGCCATCGAATTGTTCGCGCAGACTTCCTACAACATGCCGTTTGACGACGGCCCGGCAGACTGGGCGCGGGAGGCGTCCCGGTAG
- the spoIIE gene encoding stage II sporulation protein E has translation MHSFGRMAFLALLAVLLGRASIENVVSPFCLAYFAVLTEILGLRRSWVGLFAIAGAYWHGGVTPAATAALACVLYILLRKLIFRKRDPDIHWAPFLAGFVDAASKMAAVGSVWTRYDVMIALAEGALVVILSVIFIQCLPLFTGRNANKNLRVEQVISLAIVIGSVIDGLSGVSIKGLTVGDVAVDWIVIMLATVGGPTLSTTASVVLGILSMMSGAGTLASVAVLGFAGLLSGVLKDAGRIWVSLVFVLSMGLLGATHKPNWTAVEMSCLEAAIAGLLCVLTPRQFRNELAEYVPGTAEHRLSEQQRVRRVRSLLFEKVNQMGQVFDELSATFAEAIDSQLVSDQQLLNDMVGAAAKSVCAGCPRRGRCWDREGYATYQAIVHTVAKLEESPGVHTQATQDLKDRCVRLEQMMHVLRTNLEFTHRDAQWIAKLREQRTLVAAQLAGVANVVRSIASEIDQGNEASLMGEEHVLAALEQLGLYVDHVHIVSLEPGKVEVEITQPTQGSYDNSIRVIAPLLSGIVGENITVTKTYTDEMGPCTSVFTSAQVFDVKTAVATVARDGRLVSGDTHAAVDLENGRYVIAVSDGMGNGDRAQKESKAALELLKKLLKAGFDEQLAVKTVNSTLLLRSRDEMFTTLDMALVDLFTARAEFLKVGSAPSFIRRGSQVLTITGSNVPIGILQDIEVQAIHEQLAEGDLLILMSDGVFDAPSVYDKEEWFKEQIARLETRNPQQIADTLIEAAVRINHGQIDDDMTVLVAEISRHQPEWAAIKVPGVTGLRRTLDRRKRGA, from the coding sequence TTGCATTCCTTCGGGCGGATGGCATTTCTCGCGCTGTTGGCTGTACTCTTGGGACGAGCGTCGATTGAGAATGTGGTCTCGCCGTTTTGCTTGGCCTACTTCGCCGTGCTGACGGAAATCCTGGGCCTGCGGCGGTCGTGGGTCGGGCTGTTTGCCATCGCTGGGGCGTACTGGCACGGCGGCGTGACGCCGGCAGCGACCGCTGCGCTGGCGTGCGTGTTGTACATTCTGCTGCGAAAGCTCATCTTTCGGAAGCGCGATCCCGATATTCACTGGGCGCCCTTTCTGGCTGGTTTCGTCGACGCAGCCAGCAAAATGGCGGCGGTGGGTTCCGTCTGGACGCGGTATGACGTGATGATTGCACTGGCTGAGGGAGCGCTGGTCGTCATTCTCTCGGTCATCTTCATACAGTGCCTGCCTTTGTTTACGGGCCGGAATGCGAATAAAAACCTGCGCGTCGAGCAGGTCATCAGCCTGGCGATCGTGATTGGGTCGGTGATTGATGGGTTGTCCGGCGTCAGCATCAAGGGGCTTACAGTTGGTGACGTGGCCGTGGATTGGATCGTGATCATGCTGGCCACGGTCGGGGGTCCCACGCTCAGCACGACCGCCAGTGTCGTGCTTGGCATCTTGTCCATGATGAGCGGCGCGGGGACGCTGGCGTCCGTCGCGGTCCTTGGGTTTGCGGGGCTGTTGTCCGGTGTGCTCAAAGATGCGGGGCGCATCTGGGTCAGCCTGGTCTTTGTGCTCAGCATGGGCCTGCTGGGCGCGACGCACAAACCAAACTGGACGGCGGTGGAAATGTCCTGTTTGGAGGCCGCGATCGCTGGGCTTTTGTGCGTGTTGACGCCGCGGCAGTTCCGCAACGAGCTGGCGGAATACGTCCCCGGAACGGCGGAGCACCGTCTGTCCGAGCAGCAGCGCGTTCGCCGTGTGCGGAGTCTACTGTTTGAAAAGGTCAACCAGATGGGGCAGGTGTTTGATGAACTGTCGGCCACGTTCGCGGAGGCCATCGACAGTCAGCTCGTGTCCGACCAGCAGCTGCTGAACGATATGGTCGGTGCGGCCGCCAAGAGCGTGTGCGCGGGGTGTCCGCGGCGCGGGCGGTGCTGGGACCGCGAAGGCTACGCGACGTATCAGGCGATTGTGCACACGGTGGCGAAACTGGAGGAATCCCCGGGTGTGCACACACAGGCGACGCAGGACTTGAAAGACCGCTGCGTGCGCCTGGAACAGATGATGCATGTGCTGCGGACGAACCTCGAATTCACGCACCGCGACGCGCAGTGGATCGCCAAGCTGCGGGAGCAGCGCACCTTGGTCGCCGCGCAGCTGGCGGGCGTGGCAAACGTGGTCCGGAGTATTGCCTCGGAAATTGACCAGGGCAATGAAGCGTCGCTGATGGGGGAAGAACACGTCCTGGCAGCCTTGGAGCAGCTGGGTTTGTATGTCGATCACGTTCATATTGTGAGCCTTGAGCCCGGCAAGGTGGAGGTGGAGATCACACAGCCGACGCAGGGCTCCTACGACAACTCGATTCGCGTCATCGCGCCCCTGTTGTCAGGCATCGTGGGGGAAAACATCACAGTCACCAAGACTTACACCGATGAAATGGGCCCGTGCACGAGCGTCTTCACCTCGGCGCAGGTGTTCGACGTGAAGACGGCGGTTGCGACCGTGGCCCGGGACGGCCGACTGGTGTCCGGGGACACCCACGCGGCGGTGGACCTGGAAAATGGACGGTACGTCATCGCCGTCAGCGATGGGATGGGCAACGGGGACCGCGCCCAGAAGGAGTCGAAGGCGGCCCTGGAGCTCTTGAAAAAACTGCTGAAGGCCGGGTTTGATGAACAACTGGCGGTCAAGACGGTGAATTCCACCCTGTTGCTGCGGTCGCGCGACGAAATGTTCACGACGCTCGATATGGCGCTGGTCGACTTGTTTACCGCGCGTGCCGAGTTCCTGAAGGTGGGTTCCGCACCCAGCTTCATTCGCCGGGGCAGTCAGGTGCTGACCATCACCGGGTCCAATGTGCCCATCGGGATCTTGCAGGACATTGAGGTTCAGGCGATTCACGAACAGCTTGCTGAAGGCGACTTGCTGATTCTGATGTCGGACGGGGTGTTCGACGCGCCGAGCGTCTATGACAAGGAGGAGTGGTTCAAGGAGCAAATCGCGCGTCTGGAAACGCGCAATCCACAGCAGATTGCGGACACGTTGATTGAAGCGGCGGTCCGCATCAACCACGGTCAAATTGACGATGACATGACGGTCTTAGTCGCGGAAATCTCCCGTCATCAGCCGGAGTGGGCGGCCATCAAGGTGCCGGGCGTCACGGGCCTGCGGCGCACCCTCGACCGCCGCAAGCGGGGCGCCTAG
- a CDS encoding deoxycytidylate deaminase has translation MSWHEFFASQSRVMAARSTCARLAVGCVIVREKRMIASGYNGSIHGDEHCTEVGCKMVDGHCVRAIHAEQNALLQCARFGIATEGADLYVTHLPCLHCTKSLIQAGIKTVYYETAYRPDPYAAELLARAGVPVIQVQSNLALLVQPDGQCSK, from the coding sequence ATGTCGTGGCATGAATTCTTTGCATCACAAAGTCGGGTGATGGCGGCGCGTTCGACATGCGCCCGCCTCGCGGTGGGCTGCGTCATCGTCCGCGAGAAACGCATGATTGCCAGCGGATACAACGGCTCGATTCACGGTGACGAGCACTGTACGGAGGTTGGCTGCAAAATGGTCGACGGGCACTGCGTGCGCGCCATTCACGCGGAGCAGAATGCCCTGCTGCAGTGCGCGCGGTTCGGCATTGCGACGGAAGGGGCGGACCTGTACGTCACCCACCTGCCCTGCCTCCATTGCACCAAGAGCTTGATTCAGGCCGGGATCAAAACGGTCTATTACGAAACCGCCTACCGCCCCGACCCGTACGCCGCGGAACTGCTTGCGCGGGCCGGTGTCCCCGTGATTCAGGTCCAGAGTAACCTGGCCCTCCTGGTGCAGCCGGATGGCCAATGTTCAAAGTAA
- the yabP gene encoding sporulation protein YabP, which translates to MSSEANHDIRITGRKQVEVTGISSVESFDASAFVLTTAAGPLHIQGTNLHMKHLDLQAGVVVIEGTLVALEYAAQRGKKRRLVGRILR; encoded by the coding sequence ATGTCGAGTGAGGCAAATCACGACATTCGGATAACGGGGCGCAAACAGGTGGAAGTGACCGGAATCTCGAGTGTGGAAAGTTTCGATGCCAGCGCGTTTGTACTGACAACAGCCGCGGGACCGCTGCACATTCAAGGGACCAACCTGCACATGAAGCACCTGGACCTGCAAGCGGGCGTCGTCGTCATTGAGGGCACGCTCGTCGCGCTGGAATACGCAGCCCAGCGCGGGAAGAAACGCCGGCTGGTTGGCCGAATCCTGCGGTGA
- a CDS encoding RNA-binding S4 domain-containing protein, whose amino-acid sequence MRLDKFLKSSRLIKRRTVAKELCDAGRISVNGRVAKAGTEVHVGDVLTVRYGQREVSVRVVQLVDNPRKEAASQLYEVLSGDGDVIDEA is encoded by the coding sequence TTGCGTCTTGACAAGTTTTTAAAGTCTTCTCGGTTAATTAAGCGAAGAACCGTTGCGAAGGAGCTGTGTGACGCGGGACGTATCTCGGTGAACGGCCGGGTCGCGAAGGCGGGGACCGAGGTGCATGTCGGCGATGTGCTGACGGTGCGGTATGGACAGCGGGAGGTTTCCGTCCGCGTCGTTCAGCTGGTGGACAACCCGCGCAAAGAAGCTGCTTCGCAGCTCTATGAAGTGCTGAGCGGCGATGGGGATGTCATCGACGAAGCGTAA